One uncultured Draconibacterium sp. genomic window, CCTTTCAGGATTTGCGCATCCGTATAATTTATCATCTTCTATTATATTATTCGATTATCGGGCAAAAGGTAACCCTCTATTTAAAACAATTCTATCACAACTTATAAAACAATCTTTGTTAAAAACGGCAACAAGGCTAATAAACAACGTTTTACAAGAGTTGTTAAAGTTAAAAATTAAATTAAAAAAAGGACAAAAAAGATTTGAAAATATATTGATTAGCCCTTTAAAACAAAAAGGACAGGTTCAACAACCTATCCTTTTCTCATTAAACTAACTAACCTAACTAAACCTAAACTTATGAAAATAAACGTACCACAAAGATAATGGCATCTGTATTATGCGACAAAAAAAAGGTGTTAAATCATGTTAAAGCAACAATACAATTAACACTGGCTATATTTATTACAAACAACAGATTATGTGGCACTTATGACAATCTAACATTAAATAACAAATCAAATTTTATGTTAAAAAATGTGGCCTTTTATTGTGCTACAAAGGTATATTGTATGCTGCCTTTTTGAGAAGCCGGGGCATTTGGGCCTGAATTGAACACAGTTCTGGAAGCTGCTTCCTGTGCATACAAAAGTATTTGTTTATCGCGAATAGAATTATTTTGCCTGGCAACCGCTTCTGTCACTTTCCCGGCCTGATTAACTTTTATATCAACTGTAACTGTTCCTCCTCCCTGAGCCAGGTAAACCGGAACAGGTAAGCTTAAATGATAGCGATTTTCGAGAAAATATATTATGTTGCTTTCACCTGTATAAATAATATTTTTAATTGAGTCAGGATCCATACCTTCGGTTGTTTCAACAGGCATCTTTATATCGCTAAGATCCACAATTTCTTTCGAAAGTTGGTTGTTAACATCTGACACCAGTTTTTGTGCTGCTTCTAATTCCTTTACATATTCATCGTCAAAAAACTCATCAGCCGATTTTGTGGTATTCTCCGTTGCACTTTGATTTGAAGCAATATTACTTCGATTATTGTAGTTTTCTTTGTCTGTTCTTACTTCCGTTTTTTCTTCCAAACTTTCTTCTTCAACTTCCGGGTCCTGTATTATATCCGGAAACTCAATCAAAATGGCCTCTTCTTTTACATTCCCTTTAATATCTACATCGCTTAACAGAAATGCACCAAAAAGTAAAATATGAAACACCAGCGTCCCCATAACGCCGTATATATTTTGCCGGTATATTTTGATGAATTTTTGCACCAAACAAAAATAGAAAATTAAGTTTGATATCATTTTATGAATACTCTGAAAGTAAGAATTATTAATGACTGCCCAAGCCACTGACATCCTTTCATTCAACTTTAGTCGACGTTCACATATTAAAAAAGGTGCTAACCGCACAGTTAGCACCTTTCTCAAGCAATTGGGTATAATTTACTTTGTAGCTTCCAACATAGCTCTAAAATACCCTATCGATTCGGCAATTCCCATAAAAGGATTGTCCATATTTCTTTCGTGTTCCAAACTAATTACACCGGTATAATTTACTTCTCTCATCATTTTAACCAAAGCAGGAAAATCTATGATACCACGCCCCACTTCAACCGAGTAACCAAGTTTTGTCGGTCCGGTTACATCCTTTAAATGCATATCGAACACACGCGTGTGGTATTTTTTTAAATCAGCAACGGGATCTTTGCCATTGCGCGTATCGTGGCCAATATCCAAACACATTCCAATTCTGGGATCCAAATCTTTTGTATGCTCCCAAACGTCATCCGCATCCTGATAAATTTCAATGTCAGGTCCGTGTAAATGTATGGCATAATTAAAACCGTATTCTTTCACTTTTTCTTCAACATAAGGCAATAGTTCGTAAGATGGTACTCCAACAATAGTAGTAACCCCTACTCTTTTCGCATAATCAAAATACTTGTCAATCTCTTCTTTACTTTTCATATACAAAGGGCCAACGGCATATCCTTTTACACCATATTCGGCACATTTTTTATGAAATGCGGCAATTTCCTCTGAAGTACTTTCTACGGGTAAATGAAAATCTTTGATACATAAATAGTGTACATCGCAACGTTGGAGGGTTTCAAGAGTTGTTTGTAAGTCGAATTTAACAAAAGTGTACCCTGCAACTCCAAGCTTAAATACTTCTGTTGTTTCTGGTGCAGGACGCGGAGCAGGACGTTCTGAATTTTGTGCGAGAGTGCTTAGCGTAAAGAGTACTGCTAAACAAAGCAAGAATATTTTATTCATATCAATTTATTTAGTTGATTACAGATTGACGTAAAAGTAACAAATTTACTCCTGCCTGATAGTATCAACCAAATATTATCGAATTGAAAGCAATGCTTATAATAAATCCTACTGTCACTTTGTTGTTATACCGGTTGCAGAAACGGTTAAACAAAATAATTTTGGATCGGTATTACAATCAAAAACGCAACAAATCTATTTTATAAGGTTTGCCATCTGGTAGTAGTATTGTAATTAAAAGCATACTCCTCTGTGCTTTTTAATTCCTCAATTGAAGCGACCTCTTCAGCCATTTCTTTAAGCGATTCGCAGGCATGACTAATCTCATTTTTTTGCACTTTAAAGAATTTTTTCTTTATTTGATCACCCAAGCAAGTAAAAAATGTTTTGAACCTTTCCATAATTATATTTTTAAAACGTTAATTTTCGGAATCATTTAATCGACTTAACAGCACAGCAGCGAATGAACTCATCGACGTATTCTGAACAATAATGTCTTCCGGAAGTACAAGGTTTGTGTGCGTAAAATTCCAAATGGCTTTTACCCCACAATTCACCAAATCTTCAGCCACATCCTGAGCCACATTATTAGGTGTTGTTAAGATTGCAATTTTCACATCCAGGCGATTCGACAAATGGAATAACTTATTGTATTCCAACACATGAGTACCGCCAATGTGCTGCCCGATTTTGTCTTTGTTTACATCGAAAGCTGCAATAATTTTAATACCTAATGTTTGATGCTCCTGATATGCCATCAGAGCCGAACCAAGATTTCCGGCTCCTACCAGAAAAGCCTCATTTAGACGATTAAAGCCTAAATACTCTTCCAGAGCGTGACACAGTTCATATGTATTGTAACCTACCCTGGGTTTGCCTTTAATTCCGGTAACCGACAAATCTTTTACAACCTGTGTTGGATCGCATTTTAATGCTTTGCCAATGGTAGGAGCCGACACATTTAATACGCCATCTTCACGCACTTTTTCAAGAAAAAACAAATACCCCGGCAACCTGCGTAAAGTTGGTTCCGGTACCTGATTTCTCATTTTTTCTTTTCTTGATGCGCTCATAACTTTGTACACTACTTTGTGTTTCCTAAATTCATTTTAAAAATAACTATAATTCGTTTAAAGAATTTTTTCTTTATTAAAAAGTCACTCTTGTTAACTGAAATTTAAAATTCGAATGGACTAAAAAACGGTTTGCAATGAGCAGATTACAATTTATAATATAAGCTGTAATTCTTATCATTCATTAATCAGTATAAATTAAATTCTTCTCATTACAACAATTGTTTACCTATAAAAAACAGCCTACTTCGCTAATTGTTTACATCTGAAATTGAAATAAAAATTGCTGATTCTGTTTTCGAAATTATTATTTATCTTATTTGAATGGTTTCTATTGTCTTATAATGTTCTAGGCGCAAAATACAAACTTTAAACGGCAATTAATAACCGCGGTTTCAACAACACACATTCCGGTTAAAATCCACACCTAAAAAAATAGAAAAGCAACGAGGCTACTTTAAAAAAAGAGTTCTTGATCGTGGTCAGGAAAAAATATACCGGCATCTACTCGAATCCGATCCAGAATTCCCACTAATTTCATACTCATTTCCCAACTCATTTTAGGACTTTCAATTAATTCAGAATCCAGACACTCCATTACATGCTTTGCTTCGTACTGATAACCAAATCCTTCACGATGCTGCGATTCAATGGTACGCAACTCCCCTCCCTCTTTCCAAATTGTTATATCGGTTGGAGTGTACCACCGCGGATTTAAAACGAGATAACCTTTTTCGCATAAATATTCGGTCTGAGTTGGCGAATAAGATGAAAAACTTGAAGTTAAGTTGGCCATTTCACCATTTTGATACTGAAAAATAATATTTATACTTTCTTCGGTACCCGTAGAACTAAATTCAGCAAACGACTTAATTGTATCTGGTACTCCGAGTGACGACAACGCTGCGAATACCGGATAAATTCCAATATCCAGTAATGAACCGCCACCCAGTTTTGGATTGTACAATCGTTTATCCTCAAGAACAGGAGCATTAAAAGCAAAGTCGGAGCGAACAATCTTTAATTTACCTAACTCTCCTGAATTCAGGATTTCCATTGCCTGGTTAAAGCTGGGCTGAAACATGGTCCAAAAGGCTTCCATTAAAAAGGTATTGTTGTCCTTTGCACAGGCAATCATCTCTTCAACTTCATGTACATTCATTGCAAATGCCTTTTCACATAAAACCGCTTTCTTATTTTTTAAACAAAGTAAAGTGTGTTTATGATGAAACGAATGTGGTGTTGCAATATAAACAACATCTACATTTTTGTCAGCTACCATTTCTTCATAACTACCGTAAGCAACTTCAAAGCCAAAATCGTTGGCAAAATTCTGTGCGCGTTCCAGGTTACGTGAAGATGCAGCATACAGTTTTGCATTTGGCAGTAGTTTTAAATCATTAGCAAACTTTGTGGCAATTTTACCACATCCCAAGATTGCCCAATTGTATATCTTACTCATATTTTTCGGATGTTATTTCGTTTGTTCCAGTTTTAAATAGAATTTCAATTTCACTCGTAATAAAAACTGAAGGCTAAAATAACGATTTATAAGAACTACAGCCACATAATTAAGAGCAAGCAGCAATCAAATTGACATTAAATGCCACTATTCATCAGGCAAGGTGTCCCACCAGGTTTTTTTCATAATAAAGGCACAAACTGCAGTAACTCCTATTGCGATCCAAATTGGAATTGCTTCCTGCAAAACAACATAAATGGGTAAAGCCACCAAAGCAGTTTGTCCAATTGTTCCCAGTACCACGTTCAACATATCGCGTTTAAAATTTCTATTAACATCGAATTCGGGATTATCTGCCAGAACTTTCTTTTTTACTGGCCCCCAAAATCCCCAAGGGCGCACTGTTGAATAGAATTCTTTTAAGGTTTTTTCATCGGTAGGTTTGGTTAAGAAAGTTCCTAACAAAGCTCCAAAGAGCGAAATAATAAGTAACCATGGGAAGTAATACAAGTCGAGTGTTTCTGAAAAAACATAGGGAAAAATTAGCGCTGGCACCAACCCAAAAACCATTCCCCAGAAATAGCCGTAGCCGTTAAATCGCCACCAGTACCATTTTAGTACATTCGACACTACGTAACTTCCATAAAGCGCAGAAACGATCCATTGCAGAACACTGTTGACATCTTGAGCAAACAAACCAAAAATAATACTTACAATAACCACAACAACTCCGGTTATATAATTCATATTTTTAATTTGTTTGTTGTTGGCTTCCGGTTTTAAATAGCGTAAATAAATATCGTTAACAATATAAGCCTGGGCAGCATTTAATGTTCCGGCAAAAGTTGAATTAAAAGCCGCCAGCAACCCGGCAAGTAACAAACCCATAAAACCTACAGGCACAAATTCGGCAATTGCAGATGGCAAAATTTGTTCAAAATCAATTTGACCGGCAACCAGAAGATTTAATTCATCATAGTATAATAAGGCTAAAATTGCGAATCCGGCAATCATAAAGTAGCGGATAGGCATCAACACAACCGAAACAAAACCACTCATTTTAGCCGCTTCTTTTGGCGATTTGGTTGAAAGTATTTTTTGCATGTCGTAAGTTGGAGCCGGACCTGCTATTGACACCAAAACTCCCTTAAAAACCATCATCATAAAAAAGATGGTGAACAAGGAATAACCATCACTGGCGATTTTAGCATTAACTTCGTCGATAACTCCTTTCCAGTCAAGCGAACTAAGATCCCATCCAAAAAATGGAGATGACCAGCCATCCGGAACATTCAGCGTTTCAACACTTAGTGCTTTCATGGCCAAAACGCCAATAAGAATTGCTGAAACAGTCATTATTATGTACTGTAAAACATCTGCCCAAACAATACTTGTCATTCCTCCTAAAACAGCGTAAAAAACAGCAAAAAGCGTAAACAGAATTCCATAAATATGAGGGACATATTCCAGTGGCACATTAAATGGCAAATGCGGAGCCACTATATCCCAGGGAATAAAAATCATTACAAACTTTCCAAGCCCGATAAATCCGTAAGCCAAATACCCAAGGCACATAATTAATGCAAATACAACTACTACACCATGCGAGAGATTGCTATCGCGCGATCGGCCAAATCGGGTATTAATCCACTCGGCACCGGTAGTTACTTTCGAACGTCGCAACCAAACACTTAAAAATACCATTAAAAAAACCTGGTTAAAAACAGGCCACAACCACGGAATCCAAATACTTTTTAAACCATAAACAAAAAGTAAAGTTACGAGCCACATTGTTCCGGAAATATCAAACATTCCCGAGGCATTGGACAATCCGAGCATGTACCAGGGCAATTTATTCCCTCCTAAAAGATAATTTGATTTACTTTTTTGAGCGGCCTTTTTAAGCACCAGGCCAATTACAACGGTAGAAATCAGGTAGGCAAAAATAATTACAATGTCAACAACGGTTAGTTTCATTATTGGTTGATTTATTTATAACAAAACGGTATCTCAAACCAGTCTTGTATTGGTTCTTGTAACAATTACAATGCTAATAAATTAAGTAGCAAAACAAAAATTAAAACAATCATAAAATTTCAATACCTAATTATTTTGATTCTCAGATAAAATCTTCCAATTTTACAGGCAACTTAGACCAACTATGAACAGATATTATTTCATTCATATATTCCTGTTGCTGGTTTCCTGTGGAGAAAATCAATCAATATTAGAATCAACCACAAAACCAGGTAAAAAGTCATGGAAAATAAATACCATGAAAGAGGATTCCATTAGCGACCAATCCGGATATTCACATAAAATTTCGTTTTTATTACCCGATTTGGATTTTCTAAAGGCTGAATTAACATAGAAACAAAATTTCAAAACACTATACTTAAATCGATAACTAAATACCTTAAAAATGAACAGGAGAAATTTCATTGGAAAAGCTGCAGCCGGAGCAGCAGCAGTTACAGTAATTCCTCGCCATGTTATGGGTGGAAGCGGTTTTGTTGCCGCAAACGACAAAATCAACCTGGCTTACATTGGAAACGGCAAACAAATTTACACCTTGCTGAATGGTATTAACAAATGCAAAGAAACGGTAGCAGTTGCAGCCTGCGATGTGTTCGAAAGCAAAATGAAAGCATTTGTTGAAGTAGCCAAAAAGAACAATGCCGACAATGGTAAAAATGCTGAGATAAAACAGTATCACTATTACCGGGAATTGCTTGAAAACAAGGACATTGATGCTGTGGTTGTTGCTACTCCCGACCACTGGCATGCACAAATTGTAGTTGATGCCGCCAAAGCAGGAAAAGACATTTACTGCGAAAAACCACTGGCTTTAACTGTTTCAGAAGGTCGCGCAATGGTAAATGCCACCCGCAAATACGATCGTGTTTTCCAAACAGGAAATATGCAACGCTCGTGGCGCGATTTCCGCCATGCCGTAGAACTGGTTCGTAACGGTTATATTGGCGAAATTAAAGAGATCAATGTTAGTATTGGTGAGCCGATTAAACAATGCAGTTTACCTGTGCAGGAAACTCCGGCTGGTCTGGATTGGAACGAATGGATCGGGCCATCGTTGTACCGTGGTTATCACGAAGATTTATGCCCGGTTGACGCCAATAATTCACCGTGGGCATGGTGGCGAGGATACCGCGATTTTGGTGGTGGTTTAATTACCGACTGGGGTGCACACATGTTCGACATTGCTCAATGGGCTTTGGATATGGATTGTTCGGCACCCGTTAACTTCCTTCCACCTGAAAAACCGGGACAAACTCATGGGCTTACAATGGTGTATAAAAATGGTATTCGTATGAACCACAAAATTTGGGGAGGCGAAGGCGACGAAAATGGTGTTCAGTTTATTGGAACCGAAGGACGAATTGAAGTAAGCCGCAGCTTCCTGCGAACTTTCCCAAATGAAAAACGGGCAACTCAGGAGATTAAAAAAACAGACAAACGGGTTTATTACAGCGATAACCATTACCAGGATTGGGTAGATGCAATGAAAAACCGTAACCGTCCAATTTCTGATGTTGCAATAGGACATAGCACATCGGCATTGTGCAACGTGGCTAACATTGCCTATGAACTGCAGCGCCCATTGCTTTGGGATGCTGAAAAAGAACAATTCACCGGCGATGCCTGGGCAAATATGTTGCTTGACCGTCCTTACCGTGGAAAATGGGATTATAAAAACTTCTAATTCATAAAGCTGCGAATCAGCAAGCAGCAGCTCTGTTAAAAAAGAAGGATTCTGAATTAAAAAACAGAATCCTTTTTTTAGCCTATTATTTGGAAAACTAACTATTCACTTTATTTTTGCCAACTTCCTCACCAGCATATTCAACACCAACTTTGGAATCCCGTACCCCAGCAGTATCAAAATACTTTTGAAACAATGAAAAACGCTGAGATTTACTTTGAGTACGTTTATCCCGCACAAATTGAAAATGTAGAGGAGAATGTTTTTCAAGCTCATTCAAATACTCTTTCTCGTACCACGTATGATTCAATCCCACCGATTCAATTATCATAGTTTCAATGCTACGATTCATCAAATCTAAAAAGTCATCGTTTTGAGCACCTGAAAAGCAACGCATTTCTTCCAGTGCCACGCGCCCAAAATGAATTGTTTTATTTACGAATCCTCCTAAATCGGTTTCGGGCAAACAGGAAAACATGGTTTTGGTAAAAGCCAGCGAATCCTCTTTTACATCCTGAATATCATCGAGAAGTTGCAGATAAACGCCGTAACCAAATAACGCTTGTTCCTGCTGACGTGTTAGTTTTCCGGCAACCAGATAACCGTCAGCTAAAACCGAAGCACCCCCTTTTTCAAAACAAATACATTGTATTTCGTAATCCGAAAGTCCGGTTGAAGTGATCATTTTCAGACTATCGGTTTGCCCTTTCTGAATGGCATATAAACTTTCATAAAGTTCAGGAAAATCGGGCCTCGGAAATTCCTGTTCAAACATTTCAACCAGTTTAAAAAGTTGCTCTTCCGTAAAGTTTTCAGGACTTACATCCACTGCATGCAAACGTTGGTTAAAGCGCTCCGAGAATTTTTTCTTTTCTTCGTTTGTAATATTCGGATCGTCCAAAAAATTATCGCTGTACGGATAGATCATCGAATACGCAAAAACCGAAGGCGTAATTTTTACCGGAACACCGGCCATTAATTGTACGCCGTTCATAATCCATACATTTCGCATTCCCTGGTAAATATTTTCAGGTTTTAGCTCGGGACCAAACTTACGTGCCTTGTAAAAAAAGTCTTTCGAAACGTCTTTAAATTCATCTGATAAAATGAGCGTAAGATGATCTTTTTCAAAATCAAAAACTGTTTCTAAAAAGGCCTTAAACATGGGGAAAAATGATTGCGCCGGATCGTTCCTGAACTTTTTCACTTTTTTTGAACTTTGGAGTCCTTTTATTTTTTTCTGAAAATGCTCGTAATTCTTTTCCCGTGAAAACTGCTCCGACTTTGTGTAAACTTTTGGGAAATTGGGTAAAGCATCGGGACTTTGCTCCCAAATTTGAATAAAATGTTGAATGTAATCCTGTACCGGTAGCATAAATTTTGTTTTCCCCGAAAATAGAAGAAATCAGGATTTAATGCGGAATAAATTAGATGACTACAGGAAATTTTAGGGTTAATGGGGTTTTTAGGGGTATAAAAAATGTCATTCCGAAAGAAACTTTGACCGAAATTCTTTTTGGAAAATTTCAATCTCTTTCGAAATGACAATTATTATAATGTTAGGCAATGTTTGTATACACAGCCTGAACGTCTTCGTCCTCCTCCATTTTGTCCAACATTTTTTCAATGTCGTCCATTTGTTCTTCGGTAAATTCTACCGGCGTGGTCGGAATACGTTGAAGTTCTGCTTTGGTTACTTCAATATTAAGTCTTTCAAATTCATGCGCCATATCGCTAAAACTGGTGTATTCGCCATATGCATAATAGGTGCCTTCATTTTCTTCAATTTCTTCCAAACCTGCGTCGATCAATTCCAACTCAATGTCATCCACGTCCATTCCTTCAGGCATCTCAAACTGAAAAACAGCTTTGCGTGAAAACATAAATTCCAACGAACCATTCGGAACCTGTCCGCCGCCTGCTTTGTTAAAGTAGCTTTTAACGTTGGCAACTGTACGTGTAGTATTGTCGGTTGCAGCTTCAACAAAAACCAAAACTCCGTGTGGCCCTTTGCCTTCGTAGGTAGTTTCAATAAAGTTGGCTGCATCTTTTCCCGAAGCACGTTTTATCGCCGCATCGATATTGGCTTTGGGCATATTTTGTGCCTTAGCATTTAAAATAGCCGTTCGCAGTGCAGGATTTAAATCAGCTTCAGGTCCGCCTTCTTTTGCTGCAATTGTTATCTTTTTCGAGAGTTTTGGAAATATTCTCGACATTTTATCCCAGCGTTTCTCTTTCGCTGCCCTGCGGTATTCAAATGCTCTTCCCATGTTACTATTGTATTTTTGAAATCTGACGCGAAAATAAATACAGAAAACTTAAATACCAAAACACAAATGCCAAATCACAAATAAATTATGTGCTACTGATGATTTTTTGCCGAAATGTACTGGTTTTTAGACCTTATGAGTTTAAAATAATTCTTATCAGACCGAATTATACCTTCACTTTTTTGGCTTTACAAACTTTTTCCTCCTTGTTTACTTTTGCACCGCACTTTTTACATTCGTACTTCGCATCTTTTTTATCCTCAAAGTCTGTTTTTTTGCAAGCTTTTTTACTCATTACCAGTTTTCTTGTTCCCGATGAATAAGAACAACGTTTACCGGATAATTGTTTTGCAAAAAGTCACTAATCTTTTCGGCAGAATAAACCGAACGATGCTGCCCACCGGTACATCCAAAATTTATGGAAAGATGTGTAAAACCGCGCTCTAAATAAACTTTTACCGATTGCTCAACCAATACCTTTACCGAGTCGAGAAAGAGTCTGATCTCTGATTTTTGTTCCAAAAATTCCTGCACCGCCAAATCTTTCCCACTAAGTTTCTTATACTCTTCGTAACGTCCCGGATTATTAATGGCGCGGCAATCAAAAACATGTCCGCCACCGTTTCCTGACGGATCTTCAGGGATTCCCTTTTTGTATGAAAAGCTGATGATGCGAACCGTTAAATTCGACTTCACCCGACCTATTTCTTTGAGTACTTCGGAATGAGTAAGTTGTTTTAAAACCTTAACCAACTCGGGCATTTTTACAGGCAAATTAAGATCGGTAAGTAGTACCTCCAGGTTTTTCAGGGCATAAGGAATACTTTTCAGAAAGTGCTCCTTTTTTTCGTAAAAGCCACGAAATCCGTACGCCCCCATGGCCTGCATTATTCGGATGAGCACAAAACCTTTAAAATAGGCATCGAATTGCTCTTCGTCAACTTTCATTAACT contains:
- a CDS encoding redox-sensing transcriptional repressor Rex, translated to MRNQVPEPTLRRLPGYLFFLEKVREDGVLNVSAPTIGKALKCDPTQVVKDLSVTGIKGKPRVGYNTYELCHALEEYLGFNRLNEAFLVGAGNLGSALMAYQEHQTLGIKIIAAFDVNKDKIGQHIGGTHVLEYNKLFHLSNRLDVKIAILTTPNNVAQDVAEDLVNCGVKAIWNFTHTNLVLPEDIIVQNTSMSSFAAVLLSRLNDSEN
- a CDS encoding Gfo/Idh/MocA family oxidoreductase, with protein sequence MSKIYNWAILGCGKIATKFANDLKLLPNAKLYAASSRNLERAQNFANDFGFEVAYGSYEEMVADKNVDVVYIATPHSFHHKHTLLCLKNKKAVLCEKAFAMNVHEVEEMIACAKDNNTFLMEAFWTMFQPSFNQAMEILNSGELGKLKIVRSDFAFNAPVLEDKRLYNPKLGGGSLLDIGIYPVFAALSSLGVPDTIKSFAEFSSTGTEESINIIFQYQNGEMANLTSSFSSYSPTQTEYLCEKGYLVLNPRWYTPTDITIWKEGGELRTIESQHREGFGYQYEAKHVMECLDSELIESPKMSWEMSMKLVGILDRIRVDAGIFFPDHDQELFF
- a CDS encoding Gfo/Idh/MocA family oxidoreductase produces the protein MNRRNFIGKAAAGAAAVTVIPRHVMGGSGFVAANDKINLAYIGNGKQIYTLLNGINKCKETVAVAACDVFESKMKAFVEVAKKNNADNGKNAEIKQYHYYRELLENKDIDAVVVATPDHWHAQIVVDAAKAGKDIYCEKPLALTVSEGRAMVNATRKYDRVFQTGNMQRSWRDFRHAVELVRNGYIGEIKEINVSIGEPIKQCSLPVQETPAGLDWNEWIGPSLYRGYHEDLCPVDANNSPWAWWRGYRDFGGGLITDWGAHMFDIAQWALDMDCSAPVNFLPPEKPGQTHGLTMVYKNGIRMNHKIWGGEGDENGVQFIGTEGRIEVSRSFLRTFPNEKRATQEIKKTDKRVYYSDNHYQDWVDAMKNRNRPISDVAIGHSTSALCNVANIAYELQRPLLWDAEKEQFTGDAWANMLLDRPYRGKWDYKNF
- a CDS encoding YebC/PmpR family DNA-binding transcriptional regulator, whose translation is MGRAFEYRRAAKEKRWDKMSRIFPKLSKKITIAAKEGGPEADLNPALRTAILNAKAQNMPKANIDAAIKRASGKDAANFIETTYEGKGPHGVLVFVEAATDNTTRTVANVKSYFNKAGGGQVPNGSLEFMFSRKAVFQFEMPEGMDVDDIELELIDAGLEEIEENEGTYYAYGEYTSFSDMAHEFERLNIEVTKAELQRIPTTPVEFTEEQMDDIEKMLDKMEEDEDVQAVYTNIA
- a CDS encoding sugar phosphate isomerase/epimerase family protein — its product is MNKIFLLCLAVLFTLSTLAQNSERPAPRPAPETTEVFKLGVAGYTFVKFDLQTTLETLQRCDVHYLCIKDFHLPVESTSEEIAAFHKKCAEYGVKGYAVGPLYMKSKEEIDKYFDYAKRVGVTTIVGVPSYELLPYVEEKVKEYGFNYAIHLHGPDIEIYQDADDVWEHTKDLDPRIGMCLDIGHDTRNGKDPVADLKKYHTRVFDMHLKDVTGPTKLGYSVEVGRGIIDFPALVKMMREVNYTGVISLEHERNMDNPFMGIAESIGYFRAMLEATK
- a CDS encoding sodium:solute symporter family protein, whose amino-acid sequence is MKLTVVDIVIIFAYLISTVVIGLVLKKAAQKSKSNYLLGGNKLPWYMLGLSNASGMFDISGTMWLVTLLFVYGLKSIWIPWLWPVFNQVFLMVFLSVWLRRSKVTTGAEWINTRFGRSRDSNLSHGVVVVFALIMCLGYLAYGFIGLGKFVMIFIPWDIVAPHLPFNVPLEYVPHIYGILFTLFAVFYAVLGGMTSIVWADVLQYIIMTVSAILIGVLAMKALSVETLNVPDGWSSPFFGWDLSSLDWKGVIDEVNAKIASDGYSLFTIFFMMMVFKGVLVSIAGPAPTYDMQKILSTKSPKEAAKMSGFVSVVLMPIRYFMIAGFAILALLYYDELNLLVAGQIDFEQILPSAIAEFVPVGFMGLLLAGLLAAFNSTFAGTLNAAQAYIVNDIYLRYLKPEANNKQIKNMNYITGVVVVIVSIIFGLFAQDVNSVLQWIVSALYGSYVVSNVLKWYWWRFNGYGYFWGMVFGLVPALIFPYVFSETLDLYYFPWLLIISLFGALLGTFLTKPTDEKTLKEFYSTVRPWGFWGPVKKKVLADNPEFDVNRNFKRDMLNVVLGTIGQTALVALPIYVVLQEAIPIWIAIGVTAVCAFIMKKTWWDTLPDE